One Salmo trutta chromosome 19, fSalTru1.1, whole genome shotgun sequence genomic window carries:
- the LOC115154620 gene encoding Kv channel-interacting protein 1 isoform X2 — translation MGAVVGTLTMQTKQRRRPSRDKIDDELEMTMVCHRPEGLEQLEAQTNFTKRELQILYRGFKNECPSGVVNEETFKHIYAQFFPHGDASTYAHYLFNAFDTTSNGSIKFEEFVMGLSTLLRGTLRDKLEWTFHLYDINNDGYINREEMTEIVRAIYDMMGKYTYPALKGDVPKQHVDAFFQKMDKNKNGVVTLEEFIVACQEDEMMMRSMQLFENVM, via the exons acaagATTGATGATGAGTTGGAGATGACCATGGTGTGTCACAGGCCAGAGGGTctggagcagttggaggcccaGACCAACTTCACCAAGAGAGAGCTACAGATCCTCTACCGAGGCTTCAAGAAT GAGTGCCCGAGTGGAGTGGTGAATGAAGAAACATTTAAACACATCTATGCCCAGTTCTTCCCCCATGGAG ATGCCAGCACTTACGCTCATTATCTCTTCAATGCGTTTGACACGACTAGCAATGGATCCATCAAGTTTGAA GAGTTTGTAATGGGACTGTCTACTCTGCTGCGGGGCACTCTGAGAGACAAGCTGGAGTGGACTTTTCATCTGTATGACATCAACAATGATGGCTACATCAACAGAGAG GAGATGACTGAGATTGTGAGGGCCATTTACGACATGATGGGGAAATATACCTACCCTGCACTCAAGGGAGATGTCCCTAAGCAGCATGTGGATGCTTTTTTCCAG AAAATGGATAAAAACAAAAATGGAGTTGTGACTTTAGAGGAATTCATTGTCGCATGCCAGGAG gATGAAATGATGATGAGATCCATGCAGCTCTTCGAAAATGTGATGTAA
- the npm1a gene encoding nucleophosmin 1a: MNGLDEEQMGPQTFLYGCELKSGKDVVFNPEEDDFEHQLDLRMLCVDLSTKDELHIVEVEGQDTEGQKVKAVLASLKPSTLPSVCLGGFAITPPAVFRLKAGSGPIHISGQHLVMMGGDQSFDEDEDDEEEEEVQTSKKRPASAPALKSQKKMKMDVGDEDDDDEEDDDDEDEESEAEESPVKAKKTPSKPQTPAHNGKGSKANTPAGKQAKTPDSKGGQTPKNGQTPKATAKTPQTPKPGLNISELKAKMMVTVEKGGKLPKLQPKFESFVKNSFKVTETKTIEELWKWRQTVEDSK, encoded by the exons ATGAACGGTCTGGACGAGGAACAAATGGGCCCACAGACCTTTCTCTATG GTTGCGAGTTGAAATCTGGGAAGGATGTTGTCTTCAACCCAGAAGAGGATGACTTTGAGCACCAGCTAGACTTAAGGATG CTGTGTGTGGACCTCAGCACCAAGGATGAGCTGCACATCGTGGAGGTGGAAGGACAGGACACGGAGGGTCAGAAGGTTAAGGCTGTGCTGGCTTCGCTCAAACCCTCCACCCTGCCAAGT GTGTGTCTTGGTGGGTTCGCAATCACACCCCCAGCAGTTTTCCGTCTCAAGGCTGGTTCCGGGCCCATCCACATCAGTGGCCAGCATCTTGTCA TGATGGGAGGAGACCAGTCTTTTGACGAGGATGAAGATgatgaagaggaagaagaggtacAAACGTCCAAAAAAAGGCCTGCATCAGCACCGGCTCTTAAATCTCAG AAAAAGATGAAGATGGACGTTGGCGACGAGGATGATGACGATGAGGA GGATGATGATGACGAGGATGAAGAGAGTGAGGCTGAAGAATCTCCTGTTAAG GCTAAGAAGACTCCGTCCAAACCTCAGACTCCTGCCCACAATGGAAAGGGCTCTAAAGCCAACACACCAGCCGGAAAACAG GCAAAGACCCCTGACAGCAAGGGTGGACAGACTCCTAAAAATGGACAGACCCCCAAAGCAACTGCCAAAACTCCCCAGACCCCCAAACCAGGTCTCAACATCTCTGAGCTCAAGGCCAAGATGATGGTGACTGTGGAGAAG GGAGGGAAGTTGCCTAAACTCCAGCCCAAGTTTGAGAGCTTTGTGAAGAACAGCTTCAAAGTCACAGAAACCAAG ACCATAGAGGAACTGTGGAAGTGGAGACAAACTGTTGAAGACAGCAAATAA
- the LOC115154620 gene encoding Kv channel-interacting protein 1 isoform X4, with translation MTMVCHRPEGLEQLEAQTNFTKRELQILYRGFKNECPSGVVNEETFKHIYAQFFPHGDASTYAHYLFNAFDTTSNGSIKFEEFVMGLSTLLRGTLRDKLEWTFHLYDINNDGYINREEMTEIVRAIYDMMGKYTYPALKGDVPKQHVDAFFQKMDKNKNGVVTLEEFIVACQEDEMMMRSMQLFENVM, from the exons ATGACCATGGTGTGTCACAGGCCAGAGGGTctggagcagttggaggcccaGACCAACTTCACCAAGAGAGAGCTACAGATCCTCTACCGAGGCTTCAAGAAT GAGTGCCCGAGTGGAGTGGTGAATGAAGAAACATTTAAACACATCTATGCCCAGTTCTTCCCCCATGGAG ATGCCAGCACTTACGCTCATTATCTCTTCAATGCGTTTGACACGACTAGCAATGGATCCATCAAGTTTGAA GAGTTTGTAATGGGACTGTCTACTCTGCTGCGGGGCACTCTGAGAGACAAGCTGGAGTGGACTTTTCATCTGTATGACATCAACAATGATGGCTACATCAACAGAGAG GAGATGACTGAGATTGTGAGGGCCATTTACGACATGATGGGGAAATATACCTACCCTGCACTCAAGGGAGATGTCCCTAAGCAGCATGTGGATGCTTTTTTCCAG AAAATGGATAAAAACAAAAATGGAGTTGTGACTTTAGAGGAATTCATTGTCGCATGCCAGGAG gATGAAATGATGATGAGATCCATGCAGCTCTTCGAAAATGTGATGTAA
- the LOC115154620 gene encoding Kv channel-interacting protein 1 isoform X3: protein MGVVLGTFSVHTKQVDYRRRDKIDDELEMTMVCHRPEGLEQLEAQTNFTKRELQILYRGFKNECPSGVVNEETFKHIYAQFFPHGDASTYAHYLFNAFDTTSNGSIKFEEFVMGLSTLLRGTLRDKLEWTFHLYDINNDGYINREEMTEIVRAIYDMMGKYTYPALKGDVPKQHVDAFFQKMDKNKNGVVTLEEFIVACQEDEMMMRSMQLFENVM from the exons acaagATTGATGATGAGTTGGAGATGACCATGGTGTGTCACAGGCCAGAGGGTctggagcagttggaggcccaGACCAACTTCACCAAGAGAGAGCTACAGATCCTCTACCGAGGCTTCAAGAAT GAGTGCCCGAGTGGAGTGGTGAATGAAGAAACATTTAAACACATCTATGCCCAGTTCTTCCCCCATGGAG ATGCCAGCACTTACGCTCATTATCTCTTCAATGCGTTTGACACGACTAGCAATGGATCCATCAAGTTTGAA GAGTTTGTAATGGGACTGTCTACTCTGCTGCGGGGCACTCTGAGAGACAAGCTGGAGTGGACTTTTCATCTGTATGACATCAACAATGATGGCTACATCAACAGAGAG GAGATGACTGAGATTGTGAGGGCCATTTACGACATGATGGGGAAATATACCTACCCTGCACTCAAGGGAGATGTCCCTAAGCAGCATGTGGATGCTTTTTTCCAG AAAATGGATAAAAACAAAAATGGAGTTGTGACTTTAGAGGAATTCATTGTCGCATGCCAGGAG gATGAAATGATGATGAGATCCATGCAGCTCTTCGAAAATGTGATGTAA